A single window of Anopheles moucheti chromosome 2, idAnoMoucSN_F20_07, whole genome shotgun sequence DNA harbors:
- the LOC128309842 gene encoding putative inner dynein arm light chain, axonemal produces the protein MGDRNLELQTTLVRYNNPVLVVKHVEKREPASDAAPAKEQTGRPGSGGAVVVDSPRETEEILNCILPPKTWEEDGQLWTQTVSSTPATRQDVINLQEMLDTRLQQTQARETGICPVRRELYTQCFDELIRQVTINCTERGLLLLRVRDEIAMSLEAYETLYCSSVSFGIRKALQAQEGKEKLQEQIQQVEHEKELLLNSISDMKIKADQAERRNAELRASEEKKHSEEIAFLKKTNAQLKAQLEGIIAPKK, from the exons ATGGGCGATCGGAATCTGGAACTGCAAACCACACTCGTTCGCTACAACAAcccggtgctggtggtgaagCATGTTGAAAAACGAGAACCAGCGAGTGATGCGGCTCCAGCGAAGGAACAAACAGGCCGTCCCGGGTCGGGAGGTGCCGTCGTAGTCGATAGTCCGCGCGAGACGGAAGAAATACTTAACTGTATCTTGCCACCGAAAACATGGGAAGAGGACGGACAACTGTGGACGCAAACCGTTTCCAGTACGCCAGCCACTCGTCAGGATGTGATCAATCTGCAGGAAATGTTGGACACACGTCTGCAGCAAACGCAGGCACGCGAAACGGGCATATGTCCGGTACGGCGGGAGCTCTACACACAGTGCTTCGATGAGCTAATCCGGCAGGTTACAATCAACTGTACCGAGCGGGGTCTATTGCTGTTGCGAGTGCGGGACGAAATCGCGATGTCACTCGAAGCGTACGAAACGTTGTACTGCAGTTCGGTGTCCTTCGGCATCCGCAAGGCGCTGCAGGCACAGGAAGGCAAGGAGAAGCTGCAGGAGCAGATACAGCAGGTGGAGCACGAGAAGGAACTGCTGCTGAACTCGATCAGCGATATGAAAATTAAGGCGGACCAGGCCGAACGTAGGAATGCAGAACTGCGTGCGTCCGAGGAGAAGAAACACTCGGAAGAGATTGCCTTCCTGAAGAAAACCAATGCTCAACTTAAG GCCCAGCTGGAAGGAATTATTGCACCGAAGAAATAG
- the LOC128309841 gene encoding electron transfer flavoprotein subunit alpha, mitochondrial isoform X1, which translates to MFARCSSSLARPSVQGFRRFQSTLVVAEHNNETLNPITANAVTAAKKLGGDVTVLVAGTKVGPVSEAAAKLDGVKKVLVAEGDAYKGMLAESLTPLVLATQEQFKFTHIVAGATAFGKAVLPRIAAKLDVSPVSDITGVQSADTFVRTIYAGNAIQTVKSKDPVKVITVRGTNFEPTGVAGSAAAIEKAPAGDFASKTTEFVSQELTKSDRPSLTAAKIIVSGGRGMKSGDNFKMLYDLADKWGAAVGASRAAVDAGYVPNDLQIGQTGKIVAPELYVAIGISGAIQHLAGMKDSKTIVAINKDPEAPIFQVADYGLVADLFKVVPEINEKC; encoded by the exons ATGTTTGCCCGCTGCTCTTCGTCGCTCGCACGCCCATCGGTTCAG GGTTTTCGGCGCTTCCAGAGCACGCTAGTCGTGGCCGAACACAACAATGAGACGCTCAACCCAATCACGGCCAACGCGGTGACAGCGGCGAAGAAGCTTGGCGGTGATGTGACCGTACTGGTTGCTGGCACAAAAGTTGGTCCCGTTTCGGAGGCAGCCGCTAAGTTGGACGGTGTGAAGAAGGTGTTGGTAGCGGAGGGTGACGCGTACAAGGGTATGCTGGCGGAATCACTAACACCGCTCGTGTTGGCCACGCAGGAGCAGTTCAAATTCACACATATCGTAGCGGGAGCGACGGCTTTCGGTAAGGCTGTCCTTCCACGTATCGCCGCCAAGCTGGATGTATCCCCGGTGTCGGATATTACCGGTGTACAGTCCGCCGATACGTTCGTGCGCACGATCTACGCCGGCAATGCAATCCAGACGGTTAAATCGAAAGATCCAGTGAAGGTCATTACGGTGCGCGGTACTAACTTCGAACCGACCGGAGTGGCCGGTAGTGCGGCTGCAATAGAGAAAGCTCCGGCTGGAGACTTTGCTAGCAAAACGACCGAATTCGTCAGCCAAGAGTTGACCAAATCCGACCGTCCTTCGCTCACTGCGGCGAAGATCATCGTGTCCGGTGGACGCGGTATGAAATCGGGCGACAACTTCAAGATGCTGTATGATCTGGCGGACAAATGGGGCGCAGCGGTGGGTGCTTCCCGTGCTGCCGTGGATGCTGGATACGTGCCGAACGATTTGCAGATTGGACAGACGGGCAAAATTGTGGCACCGGAGCTGTACGTTGCTATCGGGATTTCCGGCGCCATCCAGCATCTGGCCGGTATGAAGGACTCGAAAACGATCGTTGCCATCAACAAGGATCCCGAGGCACCGATCTTCCAGGTCGCTGACTACGGGTTGGTGGCCGACCTGTTCAAGGTGGTACCGGAGATCAACGAAAAGTGCTAA
- the LOC128309841 gene encoding electron transfer flavoprotein subunit alpha, mitochondrial isoform X2 — translation MFARCSSSLARPSGFRRFQSTLVVAEHNNETLNPITANAVTAAKKLGGDVTVLVAGTKVGPVSEAAAKLDGVKKVLVAEGDAYKGMLAESLTPLVLATQEQFKFTHIVAGATAFGKAVLPRIAAKLDVSPVSDITGVQSADTFVRTIYAGNAIQTVKSKDPVKVITVRGTNFEPTGVAGSAAAIEKAPAGDFASKTTEFVSQELTKSDRPSLTAAKIIVSGGRGMKSGDNFKMLYDLADKWGAAVGASRAAVDAGYVPNDLQIGQTGKIVAPELYVAIGISGAIQHLAGMKDSKTIVAINKDPEAPIFQVADYGLVADLFKVVPEINEKC, via the exons ATGTTTGCCCGCTGCTCTTCGTCGCTCGCACGCCCATCG GGTTTTCGGCGCTTCCAGAGCACGCTAGTCGTGGCCGAACACAACAATGAGACGCTCAACCCAATCACGGCCAACGCGGTGACAGCGGCGAAGAAGCTTGGCGGTGATGTGACCGTACTGGTTGCTGGCACAAAAGTTGGTCCCGTTTCGGAGGCAGCCGCTAAGTTGGACGGTGTGAAGAAGGTGTTGGTAGCGGAGGGTGACGCGTACAAGGGTATGCTGGCGGAATCACTAACACCGCTCGTGTTGGCCACGCAGGAGCAGTTCAAATTCACACATATCGTAGCGGGAGCGACGGCTTTCGGTAAGGCTGTCCTTCCACGTATCGCCGCCAAGCTGGATGTATCCCCGGTGTCGGATATTACCGGTGTACAGTCCGCCGATACGTTCGTGCGCACGATCTACGCCGGCAATGCAATCCAGACGGTTAAATCGAAAGATCCAGTGAAGGTCATTACGGTGCGCGGTACTAACTTCGAACCGACCGGAGTGGCCGGTAGTGCGGCTGCAATAGAGAAAGCTCCGGCTGGAGACTTTGCTAGCAAAACGACCGAATTCGTCAGCCAAGAGTTGACCAAATCCGACCGTCCTTCGCTCACTGCGGCGAAGATCATCGTGTCCGGTGGACGCGGTATGAAATCGGGCGACAACTTCAAGATGCTGTATGATCTGGCGGACAAATGGGGCGCAGCGGTGGGTGCTTCCCGTGCTGCCGTGGATGCTGGATACGTGCCGAACGATTTGCAGATTGGACAGACGGGCAAAATTGTGGCACCGGAGCTGTACGTTGCTATCGGGATTTCCGGCGCCATCCAGCATCTGGCCGGTATGAAGGACTCGAAAACGATCGTTGCCATCAACAAGGATCCCGAGGCACCGATCTTCCAGGTCGCTGACTACGGGTTGGTGGCCGACCTGTTCAAGGTGGTACCGGAGATCAACGAAAAGTGCTAA